One Babylonia areolata isolate BAREFJ2019XMU chromosome 27, ASM4173473v1, whole genome shotgun sequence DNA window includes the following coding sequences:
- the LOC143301498 gene encoding uncharacterized protein LOC143301498 has product MALHYPSSPRQDLIAPPPKLHPAAATRRYYDPSEDLAAEAEEWFFNMKIHDSHPGAAPSPSPRSPRKPKQLDPVTVKPHHHHRPKAKASGGTKAGQGRISRDQGRTSRDGGRPQFRGKGRAGKLQSLCTPSPAELREQIDLQTARSIGDSLIFHNIPERSNDTPEDEVVKFCQDYLVGHRRVKHVQFGHVHKMEPRFAKNAPIAARFTLLLPPSADQPEAEKYQPLPYIPAVPKRRLPLLKTKSRRKAQYNVD; this is encoded by the exons ATGGCTCTGCACTACCCATCCAGCCCTCGTCAAGACCTCATCGCCCCGCCCCCCAAACTGCACCCGGCCGCCGCAACCCGGCGTTACTACGACCCCTCTGAAGACCTGGCTGCTGAAGCAGAGGAGTGGTTCTTCAACATGAAAATCCACGACAGCCACCCTGGAGctgccccttcaccctccccccgaTCTCCCCGAAAACCCAAGCAGCTGGACCCCGTGACGGtgaagccccaccaccaccaccgccccaaaGCCAAGGCATCTGGCGGAACTAAAGCCGGGCAGGGCAGGATATCACGTGATCAGGGCAGGACGTCACGTGACGGTGGCAGGCCTCAGTTCCGCGGGAAGGGGCGCGCGGGGAAGCTGCAGTCCCTGTGCACCCCGTCCCCCGCTGAGCTGAGGGAGCAGATCGACCTCCAGACGGCCAGGTCCATAGGGGACAGCCTCATCTTCCACAACATCCCTGAACGATCCAACGACACGCCAGAGGATGAG GTGGTCAAGTTCTGTCAGGACTACCTGGTGGGCCATCGGAGAGTCAAGCACGTGCAGTTCGGTCACGTGCACAAGATGGAGCCGCGCTTCGCCAAGAACGCACCAATCGCCGCTCGCTTCACTCTCCTCTTACCGCCGTCAGCTGACCAACCAGAGGCCGAGAAATACCAGCCTCTCCCTTACATTCCGGCCGTGCCCAAGAGGAGGCTACCCTTGCTGAAAACCAAGAGCCGTCGAAAAGCACAGTACAATGTTGATTGA